The genomic window TCATCTGGCCTTCATTGGTGCCGTTCAGCCAGCGGACGTAATAGGGCACTTTCTGCACTGGCGCCCCCCAGCGGTCGGACAGGAAGGCGAAGGTGGTGGGGAACTTGTCCGGGTCCTGGCGGCCGACGATCTGGAAGATGCGTTGAACCCCCGTCTCGTCCTCAATGGTCATGAACCACAATTCGGTGGGCACCCCGCCCACCGAAGTGGGCTTGGGGGCCCAGTTGTTCTTGCCGTCATCGGCGAAGATGGCGCAGCGGTCCACCTTGGCGGTGACCATGGCGCCCACCATCATCAGCGGAGTTTTCTCCACCCCCGGCGGCTTGTCGGCATCCCAGCCGCAGATCATGCGGGTATTGGCGGGAAGGGCCGCATAGCGCAGCTGATTGGCCCGCATGCCCAATTGGGCCGGGCCCAGCTCCAAGGGGCGGGTGGTGTCGGCGGCCCAGGCGGGCAGGCTGAGCAGAAGAAAGCCCAGCAGGGCGGCAAGACGCATGGCAACTACTCGCGATTGGAGGTTCCGGGGGATCGCATCAGCTTGCGCAGACGGACATCGCCCACGGCGATGGCGAATTCATCGGGATATTTGTCGTCGATGAACATCAGGGTCTCGTGCTGCTCGTCCTTCCAGCCCAGCATGCGATCGGCCTGGGTGGCGGGTTCGCCCAGCATGGAGCCCAGCAGGCCCGCCGCCTTGTCCCATTCCGAATTACGGCCCCACAGGCTGAACTGCGCCAGGCGGTATCGCCCCTGCGAGCCCTGCTCCACGAAGATCAGCCACAGCCGCGCATCACCGAATACCGTCGGCACGCCTGCCAGCGACCAGACTCCCTTGCCGTCATCGACGAAGACCGCGCAGCGCCGCACATGGTCGGCGCCTCGCGAACGCTGCGCCTGCATCAGACCGGGATTGGCCAGCCGGGGCTTCTCCACATCGGACTCACAGACGATGCGGCGGTCGGGCGCAAGCTTCATGGCGCGCACGTCTTCCATCTGGGCTCCGGGCTGGGGCAGGCCTTCGCCCAGGGCGCGGACCACCTTTGGGTCGGCCATGGCCGGCCCCCATGCGGCAATCAGCACCATCGCCAGTGTCCAGAGCCGGGAACAAGAAGCCATGAAACTCCCCTGCATGTTGTGCACCCGCGAAGTATGACATGGGGACATGGCCGCCGTCATCGGGTCTCCGACGCAAGGGTCTCAAGCTTTCCTGACGCAGCCCTGTCGGCACCCGAAGGCAGTGGAGCCGACTGATCCTCCACCCAGGCGGCGATATCGTCGATTACCACCTGGGCCTGAAGATCGCGCAGCAGCATGTGCCAGCCATTCTCGTACAGCGCCGCGCGCTGGCGGGTGCCCAGATGGGGAAGACCGGCCACCGCCGCCCAGGTGGGCTCGGGCGGAATGATCTCGTCATGGGCGCCGTAAAGCAGCAGCAAGGGCAGTTCCAGATGGGGAGCGGCCTCTTGCGCCGCATCCATCAGGTCGACCATGCCGTGAATGGCATCCACCCGCGTCTCCTTGATGACCAGGGGGTCCTTGGACAGGGCGCGCAGCATCTCGATATTGTCGGAAGGCCTGATCTTCAGTCCGCGCCCGGTCAGCACCCAGCCCGGCGCGACCTTGTAGGACAGCCACAGGGCGGCGCGCTGGTACCAGGGCATGGAAGCGCGCCCCCATACCGCGGGCGCCGAGAGGATAAGGCCCCGTATCTCGGGCGGCGGCGCATGGGCTCCGGTCTCGATCACCACGGCGCCCCCCATGCTCTCGCCCAGCAGATAGAGGGGCGTTTGCGGGTGGCGGGCGGCGATCAGGCGCGATGCCGTGCGCAGGTCCTCGGCCATGGTCTCGGTGGACGACCACCAGCCGGGATGGGGCGCCTGGCCAAAGCCCCGCTGGTCATAGGCGTAGACGGCGATCCCCTTGGCCGCCAACCCCTTGCCCGGCCCGTCGAAGGCATTGGAATAATCGTTCATGCCATGGGCGGCGATGATCGCCGCCTTGGGCTCGGCCTCGGGCAGCCATGAGCGCAGGGGCAGAACCGCCCCATCGGCCATGATCAGGCTTTTGCTCTCCAGGGCTGGCTGGCGGATCGAGGGACCGGCTGGCTGGGTGACGGCGGAGCAGGCGCAAAGCAGCAGAACCATCAGCAGGCTCCCCAAGAATCCCGTGACACGGGCGCGCATTATTTCGCCGATGTCAGTTGCAGGAAGATATCCTCGAGATCGGTTTCCTCGGTGGACAGGTCTGCGATGCCCAGCTTGGCGGCGGCGAAGGCGTCCAGAATGCGGCCCATGGGCGTGGCCGAAGGACGATAGCGCAACAAAAGCCGCCGCCCGTCCAGCCGTTCCGGCCCAAAGGGAACCAGTTCAGCCGGTATCTCCGCCAGATCGGCGTCGAGGGTAATGGTCAACGCCTTGCCATCGATGCGCTTCAAAAGATTGGGCGTGGAATCGCAGGCCACCAGCTTGCCGTGATTGATGATGGCGATGCGGTCGCAAAGCTGCTCCGCCTCTTCCAGGTAATGGGTGGTGAGCAAAATGGTGGTGCCGTGCTCGTTCAACTGGCGCACATAGGCCCAGAGCTGTTGGCGCAATTCGATATCGACACCGGCTGTTGGTTCGTCGAGGACCAGGACGGGCGGCGCGTGCACCATGGCCTTGGCCACCAGCAGACGGCGGCGCATGCCGCCCGACAGGGTGCGGGCATAAGCCCCCGCCTTGTCGGCCAGCCCCACCGCTTCGAGAATTTCCATGGTGCGGCGTTCGGATTTGGGCACGCCATACATGCCCGCCTGCACGTCCAGCAATTCACGCGGGGTGAAGAAGGGGTCCAGATTCAGTTCCTGCGGCACGACCCCGATGGCGGCCTTGGCGCCGCGGCTGTCGGTGTCGATATCGCGGTCCCAGATCCTTACCCGGCCCTCGGTCTTGCGCACCAGACCGGCCATGATGTTGATGAAAGTACTCTTTCCCGCCCCGTTGGGGCCCAGCAGGCCGAAGAACGAGCCGCGTGGCACCGACAGCGAAACGCCGTCCAATGCGCGCTTTTCCCCGCCCCGGCCCTGATAGACCTTGACCAGACAGTGGGCTTCGACCGCCGATTCGGGCAAGCTGGTGTGAGAGAGTGATTGAACCATGGCCGCCAATGGGTATCATCCGGCCAACACCTCGGTCAACGGAGCACCCATGTCTTCCGCTTCCACCCAGCCCGCTTTCGACACCGTCACCGTTTCCGCCGCCTCGGTCGCCTGTGACGGCGACGTGGCCAACGGCCTCGGTCATCCCCGCGTCTTCCTCGACCTGACGGCCGAGGGCAAGATCGTGTGCCCCTATTGCTCGCGGACCTATGTTCTGGCCGAGGGCGCCAAGATCGGTCACCATTGACCGCTCCTCGCCATGTCACCCTGATCGACGGCTCGGGCTTCATCTTCCGGGCCTTTCACGGCCTGCCGCCCATGACGCGGCCCGACGGCACGCCGGTGAACGCCGTCTACGGCTTCACCACCATGCTGATGAAGCTCTTGGCCGACAGCCAGTCGGATCATGTGGCGGTGATCTTTGACTCCTCGCGCAAGACCTTCCGCAGCGAGATCTATCCCGAATACAAGGCCCACCGCCCGCCCGCGCCCGACGAACTGGTGCCTCAGTTCCCCCTGGTGCGCGAAGCCACCAGGGCCTTCGACCTGCCCGCCATCGAGTTGGAGGGCTTCGAGGCCGATGACCTGATCGCCACCTATGCCCGCTTGGCCGTCGAGGCCGGGGCCAGCGTCACCATCGTGTCGTCGGACAAGGATCTGATGCAGTTGGTGGGGCCGGGGGTCGATATGTACGACCCCATGAAGAACCGCGCCATCGGCGAGGCCGAGGTGCGCGAGAAGTTCGGCGTGGCCCCGGACAAGGTGGTCGATGTCCAGGCGCTGTGCGGCGATTCCTCCGACAACGTGCCGGGCGTACCGGGTATCGGCGTCAAGACCGCCGCTCAACTGATCGAGGAATACGGCGATCTCGACACCCTGCTGGCCAGGGCCTCGGAGATCAAGCAGCCCAAGCGCCGCGAAAGCCTGATCGAACATGCCGAACTGGCCCGCATCTCGCGCCAGTTGGTGCGCCTGCGCACCGACGCGCCGGTGCCGGTGCCGCTGGCCGATCTGGACGTCAAGCCGCCCGCTCCGGAAAAGCTGGCCGCCTTCTGTGCCGCCCAGGGCTTCCGCTCGCTCATGGGCCGCCTCAACGCCAAGATTCCCACCACGGCACCGACCGCCACCCGCGCCATCGTGGACACGGCTTCGGCCGAGGCGCCCTCCCTGCCGCCCAAGGTGGAGAGTGATTACGAGTTGGTCACCGACTTGGCCGCCCTGGACCGCTGGGTTGCCCAGGCTAGCAAGGCCGGGCTGGTGGGCTTTGATACCGAGACGACCGGCCTCGACCCGCTGCGCGCCAAGCTGGTGGGCGTGTCCCTGGCCCTGGCGCCGGGGCGGGCCTGCTATATCCCCGTGATGCATTCCTCGGGCGAGGCCCAGGGCGATCTGCTGGGCGGCCCGTCGGCGGATGCGCCCAAGCTGATTCCCGCCGCCGACATCTTGGCGCGGTTGAAGCCCTTGCTGGCCGATCCGGCGGTCCTTAAGGTCGGGCACAACATCAAATACGACATGCAGGTGATGGCGGGGCTGGGCCTTGCCATCCAATCCTTCGACGACACCATGCTGCTGTCCTATGTGCTGGACGGGGCCAGCCACGGCCATGGGCTGGACGAATTGTGCCTGCTCCATCTCGGCCACAGGAATATCAGCTTCGCGGAAGTCTGCGGTTCGGGGCGCAATCAGGTGACCTTCGACCGTGTGCCCCTGGACAAGGCCTGCGCCTATGCCGCCGAGGACGCGGATATGACGCTCAGGCTGCACGGCCTGCTCAAGCCGCGCCTTTTGCTTGAACGCATGGTCAGCGTCTACGAGACCCTGGAACGCCCGCTGGTGCCGGTGATCGCCGCCATGGAGCGCGACGGCATCAAGGTGGACCGCCCCCAACTGATGGCGCTTTCCGAGGATTTCGGTCGCCGCCTGACCGAGTTGGAGACCGAGGTGGTGGCGCTCAATAACGGCGAGGCCTTCAACCTGGGCTCGCCGCAGCAATTGGGCAAGGTCCTGTTCGAGACCCTTAATCTCCCCGGCGGCAAGAAGACCAAGACCGGCCAATGGGCCACCGGCGCCGATGTTCTGGAGGACCTGGCCCATCTCCATCCCCTTCCCGCCCGTCTGCTGGACTGGCGGCAATTATCCAAGCTGAAGGGCACCTATACCGACGCCCTGGTGGCCCAGATCAATCCGGCCACGGGCCGCGTCCACACCTCCTATGCCTTGGCGGCCACCACCACCGGGCGGTTATCGTCTAGCGACCCCAATCTGCAGAACATCCCCATCCGCACCGAGGAAGGCCGCAAGATCCGCCACGCCTTCGTGGCCGAGCCGGGCAAGAGACTGATCAGCGCCGACTATTCCCAGATCGAGTTGCGCCTCGTCGCCCATGTGGCGGAGATCGAGGGCCTGCGCGACGCCTTCGCCGACGGCGCCGACATCCACGCCATCACCGCGTCGCAGGTCTTCGGCGTGCCGTTGGACGGCATGGATTCCGCCCTGCGCCGCCGGGCCAAGGCCATCAATTTCGGCATCATCTACGGCATCAGCCCCTTCGGTCTGGCCGCTCAACTGGGCATCCCCCAGGGCGAAGCCAAGGCCTATATCGAAGCCTATTTCGCCCGCTACCCCGAAATCCGCACCTTCATGGAACGGACCAAGGAGGAGGCGCGGGAGAAGGGATTCGTCACCACCTTGTTCGGGCGCAAGGTTTTCACGCCGGGCATCAAGGACAAGAACGGGGCCATGCGCGCCTTCGCCGAGCGCGCCGCCATCAACGGCCCCATCCAGGGCGGTGCTGCCGACATCATCAAGCGGGCCATGATCCGCCTGCCTGCCGCTCTGGTGGCGGAGGGGCTCAAGGCCCGCCTGCTGCTCCAGGTCCATGACGAACTGGTGCTCGAAGCCCCCGAGGACGAGACCGAGGCCACCGTCCGGGTGGTGAAGCGCGTCATGGAAGCCGCCGCCACCCTTTCCGTCCCCCTGCTGGTGGAAGCTGGAATCGCAGACAGCTGGGACGCGGCCCACTGAGGGGATACGCCAAGGGACTCGTCCCCAAGGCGCTCATCCCAACTCCATCGCCACCACAATGCGGACAGCCGATGCGGGCACATACCTCCGCCATGGTAACTTGCGCGCGAAATGGCGATTATGCAGAATTGCTTGTTACAGGCTGTTTACATGATGTTTAATGAAAAGCCGCAATAAATTTGACGCCATTACAATACTCATATTTGTAATGCGGACATTATTCTATTGCGGGCCGAAATCCCGCCGACATACTATCGACCTAGAAGAGTCTCCCGTCTCCCTGGCGGGACACAGTTGCCAGGCGATGGCCTGAAGGAGGTATCATGGATGCAGCGACGTTGGAGATGGTGTTGACCGCCTACGACGAAACCGTTCAGGATGCACTTGCTTCGGGGCATGGCGATGGTGTCGCCCATACGGAGGGCCTCACCGCGGCAGCCATGCTGCTGGCGGCGGTCACCGGGGTCGAGGACGCCGCCGCCCGTGCCGAGGTCGAGATGCTAGATCCCAGAAAGAGGCTCGCCGCCTAGCGGACGGCGACGACGCCAGCGTGGACGACGTAAAGACCATGACCGAATCACTTGCCGAAGAGAAAAAACGGCTCGATGCCGAGTTGGACACCGCCCTTCACACCTTCGCCGAGTACGAAGAAGGCATGAATGTCCGCTGGCAAACCGCTGATCCCGCCGCCCGTCAGGCCCTGATGGAGGAGCGTAATCAGGTGGAAGAGCAGTTG from Paramagnetospirillum magnetotacticum MS-1 includes these protein-coding regions:
- a CDS encoding alpha/beta hydrolase yields the protein MVLLLCACSAVTQPAGPSIRQPALESKSLIMADGAVLPLRSWLPEAEPKAAIIAAHGMNDYSNAFDGPGKGLAAKGIAVYAYDQRGFGQAPHPGWWSSTETMAEDLRTASRLIAARHPQTPLYLLGESMGGAVVIETGAHAPPPEIRGLILSAPAVWGRASMPWYQRAALWLSYKVAPGWVLTGRGLKIRPSDNIEMLRALSKDPLVIKETRVDAIHGMVDLMDAAQEAAPHLELPLLLLYGAHDEIIPPEPTWAAVAGLPHLGTRQRAALYENGWHMLLRDLQAQVVIDDIAAWVEDQSAPLPSGADRAASGKLETLASETR
- a CDS encoding ABC transporter ATP-binding protein; this translates as MVQSLSHTSLPESAVEAHCLVKVYQGRGGEKRALDGVSLSVPRGSFFGLLGPNGAGKSTFINIMAGLVRKTEGRVRIWDRDIDTDSRGAKAAIGVVPQELNLDPFFTPRELLDVQAGMYGVPKSERRTMEILEAVGLADKAGAYARTLSGGMRRRLLVAKAMVHAPPVLVLDEPTAGVDIELRQQLWAYVRQLNEHGTTILLTTHYLEEAEQLCDRIAIINHGKLVACDSTPNLLKRIDGKALTITLDADLAEIPAELVPFGPERLDGRRLLLRYRPSATPMGRILDAFAAAKLGIADLSTEETDLEDIFLQLTSAK
- a CDS encoding zinc-finger domain-containing protein yields the protein MAANGYHPANTSVNGAPMSSASTQPAFDTVTVSAASVACDGDVANGLGHPRVFLDLTAEGKIVCPYCSRTYVLAEGAKIGHH
- the polA gene encoding DNA polymerase I, yielding MTAPRHVTLIDGSGFIFRAFHGLPPMTRPDGTPVNAVYGFTTMLMKLLADSQSDHVAVIFDSSRKTFRSEIYPEYKAHRPPAPDELVPQFPLVREATRAFDLPAIELEGFEADDLIATYARLAVEAGASVTIVSSDKDLMQLVGPGVDMYDPMKNRAIGEAEVREKFGVAPDKVVDVQALCGDSSDNVPGVPGIGVKTAAQLIEEYGDLDTLLARASEIKQPKRRESLIEHAELARISRQLVRLRTDAPVPVPLADLDVKPPAPEKLAAFCAAQGFRSLMGRLNAKIPTTAPTATRAIVDTASAEAPSLPPKVESDYELVTDLAALDRWVAQASKAGLVGFDTETTGLDPLRAKLVGVSLALAPGRACYIPVMHSSGEAQGDLLGGPSADAPKLIPAADILARLKPLLADPAVLKVGHNIKYDMQVMAGLGLAIQSFDDTMLLSYVLDGASHGHGLDELCLLHLGHRNISFAEVCGSGRNQVTFDRVPLDKACAYAAEDADMTLRLHGLLKPRLLLERMVSVYETLERPLVPVIAAMERDGIKVDRPQLMALSEDFGRRLTELETEVVALNNGEAFNLGSPQQLGKVLFETLNLPGGKKTKTGQWATGADVLEDLAHLHPLPARLLDWRQLSKLKGTYTDALVAQINPATGRVHTSYALAATTTGRLSSSDPNLQNIPIRTEEGRKIRHAFVAEPGKRLISADYSQIELRLVAHVAEIEGLRDAFADGADIHAITASQVFGVPLDGMDSALRRRAKAINFGIIYGISPFGLAAQLGIPQGEAKAYIEAYFARYPEIRTFMERTKEEAREKGFVTTLFGRKVFTPGIKDKNGAMRAFAERAAINGPIQGGAADIIKRAMIRLPAALVAEGLKARLLLQVHDELVLEAPEDETEATVRVVKRVMEAAATLSVPLLVEAGIADSWDAAH